CGAGGGAATTCCTTGAGCTTACCCTGCAGTTTCAGGGAGTTGAGTGTACCTGGAGCTGCTCGTAGAAAATCCAGGAACTCTGTTTTGCAGCCTCCTACCAAATCGATCGATAGGGAGCGATGACCAGGCGTGTTGTGCACATTACGGATGAATTTCTCGATGGCTTTTGAAACATGAGTCAAGTTTGCTTTGTCTGCAGTGGGTTTGCACTGTATCTTAATCTTCCTCAACATACTCATATGAAACAAGAGCCGTGATATCCCTCTGCTCTTACCGATGACGAATCCAGCCAGTGTTTCCAGCTCTGTTTTCGACAGCTTCTTCCTAAGCCCCTTCCCTAGGAAGTCAAATCTCGAAAGCCGGAACACTCCGAGGAGGTGTTTTAGCTCTGGTAGCAGGATGGCTTCAATGGGCGCCTCGACCGTATTGGCGTTGCTTCCCCTCAAGTCGAGTGTCTGTAATCGTTTCAGCCTCTCTATTTTTCTTGGAACCGCAGTGATACTGCCCCCGAGGCTCAGGTatctcagcagcagcagcggcgtgtCGCATATTTCTTGGAGGTGACTGTTGTCCAGGCCATTGCACTGTTCCAGATCCAACACCCGCAGCAGCTTATAATCCGCGAACTTCACACCAAGTCCCACGGTAACTGCATCTTTCAGTTTGGCAGGGAACACCGCCAGAGTCCGGAGGCGACTGAATAGGGTGCTGCCATCTCTTTCAGCAATGTTCTTGCCGTTGTAATTATGGAGCGAAAGCCGGCGGATGTACTCGTCGGTGCGCGGCTGTTGGTGACAATGCAAAACCCGCATGAAGCCTTCGCACATTGACTTGTGCGAGATGTATTCCAGCATCATCCCAGGGGGTTGGCATCTCTTCACATTTTCATCTATGGGCTGAATGACATTCCTGTCGATGAGGACGCTGAGATTCTTGGCAGCAACATCGACGGGATCAGTGCCGCTGAGCCCGTCCTGTATGAGCTCTTCTGCCATCCAACGTCTCATCAGGGAATTCCTCTTCACGGGGTGACCGCGTGGGAACATGGAGAAGTAGAGCAAACAGGACTGGATGATGGCATCATTATGCAGGCTGTGGTAGTTATCGAATAGCACCCGTTGCATCCTTGCTAATGGGTTGTTGTCGCTGCAGCAGCCGTCGTCACACCCTTTCGCTGATCGGTCGTCCCTGCAGCGATCATCGCAATCGCGGCAGGCCTGTAACGCTTCTTCACAAATCTTGGCTATCACGTTCTCTTTCGCCGATACAGTATTGATCTCTGCCACATTCCTCTTCATGAATTCAGCTATACTAACCAGAGCAAGTGGTAGACCGTCACATCTGTCGATGGCTGATAATGTCTCATTTCTATCCACTTCTGGATATTTCTCCATGGAGGCTACTTGGAAGAACAACTCTTTTGGGTCGTCACAACTAAGTGTTTTGACTTTGTACATGTGACGGCTATCAGAGTTGATGTCATATGCTACTGACTGAACACTTGTTGTCACGATAATTCTGCTGTCTTCCATGTCTGCAGGGAACTCACGTATTATACCGTGCAGTACTTCCCTCCTCTGCACGTCATCGATTACTATCAAGTACCTACAAGTGATAAATTAAGAACGAAAGGTTAATACACATGAATCTGATTTCCAATGAGCCACGTCTTTAAATCTAGAGAACAATTCACTGCACtggaaaataaaatccaaaccATGTACCACTGGAAGGTTTCAAATTAGAGAGAATTCGATAGTTGTCATTTCAAAGAGTGATAGTACTTAAGTATTGCATCTATATTTTTCGCTTTACAAGTGAAAATTCAATGTTTTACTTTATTGAGAAATTCCCTAGTTTttaatgataataaaaaaatggtttagATCTTCATATGTCACGTGTCAAAGTTGATGTGGTTTTGTGAATCTTGGACCATAATAGGTgaggttttatgaaatttactccactattaataaaataaaattgttttgtCCTTAAACAAAATTTGTATGTAACCTTTAACAAAAGCTAGGTGTAAAACACATAACAAAATAGCATGTGCACAATGCGTGAGTTACTGACTAGTACTAGTAACTAGTAACTAACAATTAAGTCTGTACAAACTATGCCATTTTGATATTTCTCAGTAACtccagatagatagatagatagataatatcTGTGGATAAACATAAGTAGATAGATAATCACCTGTTGGTCCCTAGGCATGATTTGAGATCGACATTTTCGGCTAGTGGTGTTTCAGTGGAGGCATAGTTGATTTTTGGGCCTTCGTTGGAGCTGCTCCCACCATGAACACCCACCTTCCTGATAACCTGTTGGATGCGTTTAGAGGTACTCGCGGCGTGAACGTCAATCTCTGGGATATTGCTGGATGAACTGGCACCATCTATGCCCTTGCCCTTGCTCTTGTCGACTTGCTTGCCTAATTCCTCGAGTATCTCCTTGAGAACCTCGCCTGCCCTCTTGCCCGAGGCGTTAACCCAAGCATGGCGAGGGAAGTACTCGTCCTTGCTCACGCTAGTGTAAACTTTGTCAGCTAGGAAAGTCTTACCTATGCCACCAAAGCCCACGATACAGATCACCCTGAGCTTCCTCTCCGATTGGCGGTCGGATCGCCGCACCACCAGCTCCCGGAGCTCTTCGAGAGCCCCCTTCATCCCCACCATCTTGTGACGGGACGCTGGAAGGGGAGGAAGCTTGTGGTGGTCGAGGGCGCCTTCCATCGCCACCATCTTCTGACCAGTATTCTTCGGTGGATTATTGGaggtcgccggagccggaggctcTTTGCCTATTTTCTCACATCTTTGCTTCAAGCCAAGAATCTGTCCGGAGAGCTCTTGACGGGCTTCCTTCGTCTCCGCCACCCGGAACTGGTCGATCCAGTCTTCGATGTCATTTGCCAGGCGTCTCACTTGTGAAATCCAAACTTTCTGGGAGTTGCTGCCGCTATTGGAGCGATGATCTAGAATGGCAGCATCTATTAACTCGAGCTCATCTCGGATGGAGTCAACATCACGCTGAAGGCCCTCGAACTTCTTCCCTTCCTTCCGTAACCACGAAACGAATTCCGGCAGAACTCTGCTCGCTAATCCGGCGATTATGGGACCGAGGCTGGCTTCCATCCCCCACCCCCTCTCTGTCTCTCCAATTGGCTTATGGCTGGGAAGGATGAAGCAATGAACAGGAAGGGGCTATATCTTTAGGTGCTATTTGCTTTTGTGGTTTGGTAGTGTCCGCGTTGTGATGTAGTTGGAGCTGTTGTGCCTGCTGTGGTCAACTGGGCAACCAGTAGCGGATCTATAGATGTTTTAGAGCCCAGACAAGCTTAATTAACTAAAGCTAGTATATTTGCTAAAAAATTATACTCCGTATTTCATTTTTACTCACTACACGGAATTTTAACGGATTATATGCCACCAAGACCGGATAGCAGCCTGGGGTCATCGAGCGGTAGATCCGCCACTGCAGAAAACGATAAACTACAACTCCTTTGTGTCTGCCGTTGCATAGGGGATCGGCAATTGAGAGAGCTCAGGGCGAGAGCCTTGCTTGGTCTTTGGCCAGTGTTGGTGACTATGATGCTTGTAGGCGGCTAGGCGCCGTCTTCCTCCTTAGGGGTGTCATTAAGTGGCTCTTTTTTCTTCAGTTAAAAACCCAGTACAGATCTTCTAGATGGGCGTTGCCATCATTCTAATATTGTTTTCTCCTTATATGCTTCGCCTAGTAGATCCTAATCTATGGTGGGGGTGTTTATAGTTCGTTTGAGACAGTTGTTTGTCATAGGAAGACAAAGTTGCTCATCCATTTTGTTATGAGCTTGGCGGCGATAACCTATACTAGTATTATTAGTGGTGTCAccacatatttttctttctttttgctctCCATGTGGATTTTGTTGTAATCCCTCTAATTGATCATGCAGTTGTCAGGTTTCAAAACAGGATTCCCTTTAAATTGGGTcaactctcttttcttcttaAATTGAAACATGAACTCCATGTCTTTTTTTCTTGAGGtttaccaaaaaaatatatgggctTTTTCAACACCAAATGTAGAATCTAGAGGTATGAAAAATGATAGATACCCCTAAATACTtatgggctggtttggtttgtagcataaattggccttaccaatttttgtcaaTGTCAAAATTTGACAAGTTTTGGCATAGCTAATTTTGGCAAGGCAAAGttatgtttggattgaagccaaaatagcctaagttaactattgaaatggcctactttattaggcatgccaaaatttggcttcaaaccaaatagacactaaacactattgaaattgccaaatattggtaaggccaatttaggcctcaaaccaaaccagccctataTATCTTATGTAAAATTTAAACTAATTTTGAATCTGGTTCAACTACAGTAATGATTATCAAATTTGTTCAGACTAGTCAAGTTAAAACTGGGAATTTGACAtctcaaatttattttattaggaAAATAGAAGTATACCCACATCAAACGTACGTGAAAATCTCATAGCACATCAACGATCTCATCTTTGAAAATTGGACACCACTTATATGCATGTATCAGTTATACTTGCTTATTAGCTTCGAATATATACTTAataatgtaaaatcaaaggtgtttttgattcatattctgtgatgaacaattgggcattggagattattggttttgatatttggaatttattcacgaagtggttttggagatgattggatttcacaggtgaatataCAGGTACTACTGTGGttttatgtggaccggtcagaccgggctctggtagccggtcagaccggccggtcagaccggcgtgtaatgcgcggtcagaccggcgcagcccgcggtctgaccggccgacactgtgtcggtttcggtttcgggttgtttatttggatatccgagtttattccatgattatgacttctagatggatactatacgtatgtaatactattgtttgctgctaatgagtcaagttggagatagcttggtctcggaatatggtttctttgtttattccatgtgtaggtgactcgatgtctcgggagagtatttgcagtgatggaccgggagtcggcttggggataagacgacgtccgtggtggtcagagatcatgcgggatacttaggctagagttgatgcacgtggttgatggagtttccatatggcatacgatggagttattgtgtgcgtatgggatgcggagtcgaatttggaaggagtccaaatttggtacgattagttatgtaaagtttctttcttgtactagtgggtttcctaaggtgtttaggactcctagtatgagtttggttcgtggctttaggctgcctacctcatgtataaatagagggggagcgtgaggcttcccggtatcgctttagagagcaattgagttgagttttgagttagggtttcgagtttagtcgaaatttttgtaaggagtgctgttggtgcactttgtaaacacagatagaagtaataaagtcgtcatccactttaagagttcttcgatttgtgtttaccgggtttcggcggtctaaccggcaactcaccggcggttagaccggcggcaagcggcggtcagaccagcgggagcacagcggtcagaccggcggcagcgATAGCGAGCggcagctgatctcggcggtcagaccggagatcttatctcggtcagaccgacggcaaccaggcggtcagaccggcagggcaACTTCGGTCAAACCGcgatccgtcgatttcgagggtaacttttatttccgctaaaagttttcggtttttgggtataccaaccattcacccccctttggttggcttagttcttgtgtttcggTCCTACAAATAACATTTACAAGATACTACAAATGGCAATCATCATCGGTATTATGGTCATCAGGGTGCTCTAGTACACACACATAGTACACACACATATAGCTGTGTATACCCTAGTTAGCGCAGAGGCAGGAAGTAATATCACTTTTGTTATCTTAAAAAGAAAGATACTACTACAAAGTTTTTTCATGGAAACTTCAACATATATCTGCAAATATTTGGACTAGTGTATAATATATACAAACTTGGAGTTCAACTCTGCATTTTCAACTGAATCATAATTCCTTGAAGATAGAGGGGCAATATGTAACTTCCgaaatttaataaaattcagTGCTCATCATGTGAAAGCATctttcaaataaaattcagaGGCAGGAAGCATCTTTCACCCATGTTCGGTATGGGGAGATCCAAAAAGAAACCATCATTGTTTATAGGCAAAGCCAACCATGCATCCAGTTGATACCCACGTGGCCAGCTTGTATGACAATAATATTTCTTTTAGAGACGGCAAACTCTATAAACGCAACCtcaactacttcctctgttccaTATTTATTTCTAGTCCCttccatttattttaaaataagtttatttttaaattaatcattaCATCGAAATTTATAAAAAGTAAGGAACGGTTGTATAGgaaaaaataaatgagaaaTAGTTATATTGAAATTTGATGAAGTAGggatattttagtttttcttttgatatgtaTAGGATAGGTGATACTCCTAGCTGGGAACACATCCAAACGGAGGTAATAGGCAGCAAAGCTAGCAGCTTTTTACCGCTCAGCTGATCAGTTATGACTAAAATGCATAAGGCTGCCCATCGCTACAGATTATTGACTACCAGTCAGGGTTCATGCTAACCGCGCTTACCTCGGGGTCGGTAATGACTACCCGCCAGGGTTCACGCTACcacggtaaccgtgcttacctcGGGGTTGGTAATGATAATCGCTGGTGGGTTCGATGAATTTTGCTCtaacttaaatttgaaaaaaaaaatcaaaaggtaATCTATAAATAGTACCTAATTTCTATTGCTATCCTGTGAAAAAAGCTTGTGAAAATGACGAAGTTGATTTCATATTTTGGAGCTCCatcgaaattgaaaaaaaaagatggattgGGATATGATTTCTACTTTGTTTAAgcgtaaaaaaatatagcaaatgtTATGCCAAAAACTTTATGTTTTCCTGAATTTTCCACAACTTTTAGaatatggccctgtttagatcccaccctaaaatttttcaccctatcacatcgaatgtttgaacacctgcatgaagtattaaatatcggctacaaaaataactaattgcacagattgagactaatttgcgagacaaatcttttaagcctaattgctccatgatttgacaatgtggtgctatagtaaacatttgctaatgacagattaattaggctataATTAGTTTTCTTATTAATGCTCGAACACTCCATATgcgacatcctatataatatccgatgtgacacgctaaaactttacacccatagatctaaacaccccctatatCATGTTCTTTTTATTAGCGCGTTTACTGCATTTTTGCTAGGGTCGGTAAACACCGTACCGGTAGGGTGCAACTAGCCACTTCAACATTGCAATTAGTTGACACGTAAATCATGCCACATCAATCCACTAAACACGAAAAGATCAACACACAACTACAACACAAGTATAGCAACTAATAGTACATATCAAACCATCTATGGATTATTACATTCTTATGCTCAACATAAATAAATCATCATGAggacatatccggtgaaaatgagctaagtgttgaaaactcgtgaaaatcatacctaaaagtttcgtaaattcatgaaaaaaatactagagataggtgtagatataaaatacattctcaccaaatctcaacTCCAAACTCAAGTTCGTTtatgagaaacaaaaaagacaaatttcaggtgaatagtgtcctactattcacctgaaatttgtcttttttgttactcctaaacgaagttgagtttgaacttgaaatttggtgagaatgtatttcatatctacacctatctctagtatttttttcgtgaatttaaaaaacttttaggtatgattttcacgagttttcAACACTTAGCTCATTTTCACCGGAtagggaaatttaactatttgccactcttgtgacatggcaattaacgatttgccacaccctgtcaatgacatgtgggccctcatgtgtctatgacatgtggatctagtggcaaatcgttaagcaACATCCGTAAGAGTGGCAAAGAGTTAAAAGCCCCGGCCTCATCAGCTGTTGGTTCTTCATCGGCTTGGCCTTCTTCACTTGATTCAACCCCAGCAGCATCAACCTCTTCAGCCTTGAATTCATCGTCCAAAAAGGCATCGACCTCTAGATCAATATCAGCTAGCTCATCATCTCGAGAGGTTAATTACTTTCCTCTTTTTGGCCGATTGTTTCTAAGTTTGCTTTATCTGCTTGCGTTTGCCAATGTTTCTCTTCTTGGGGCTCTCTATGATTGGCTCATTAGTTGAACTATCAAGCAAGGATGTTACTTTTCGAGCATTAAAGCCGATTAGAGAGGGGAGAAACTTTGTTCCTGAAGGCAAAAGTGCAACAGCAACTTTCTATCAATCTCTTCAATGATCCTTTTGCCTTCAGCATCAGTCTCTTTATAAGTTGAACAGTCAAAGGCAGGAAACCCTAGAAATTCGCGGGATCGACGAGAGCAAATTCCGCCGCATTATATAATATAGCAGaattggggggcatgtgttaacaacagAAATTTGCATCAGATTCAGAGAAGAAGAAACAAGATTGAAGCGGATTTGGTGTGGAATCAAGATGGAATCAGAGTCGGACTGCGCATCAGCTGGTATCGCATCGGTTGGAAACAGGACAAGAGATTGACTTAGCCGATATGGCAAGCAGCTGATACAATACAACTTGGGCTCAGTTTGGGCATAGATTGAGATAACTGTCATGgccaattagagatagagcttgtttaaggcaattgtatctattaattaggatatttgagtcggtttatTAGAGATTTTGTAAGAGACCGCCATGTGATCTTTATTGTATCTTATCTGTAGGGAAGTTTGAgtcgtgtccataatggactaaGTTTGTACTCGTGGGACAAATATGAACCCCAGACCATTGTAATCGAGGAGACAATCTAATACAACTTTGCACATCGccaacctttttatttttcttgtttcgACAAGTTCTCTCCACAAGAGGTAACCCGTCTCGATGGCTTTTGCTATCGGGGCTATTATGTCGCTTTAGATATTTTAGTCCTTCTATCATGACCATTGATATCATATGttttagttaatctagtctttGCATCTCGATTTAGCTCTATCAGCTGACTCTCGCTTTAAGGTTTcagccggtatcggctaaatcgtcatactagattagattagctaaggcatctaccatcTTGAAAAGTGATTAATTCCTTGCTTGTTTAGACTTtaagtttcttttcatactttgagatgcatcatccctagtctTGTTTAGAACCCTAAAAACTAATATGGAATTACTCATAATTAGatatagtatcggagtttcagccgatcttaccttaTATACGTTTCTTTACTTGTTTCATGTATATTCGCCATCTATATAGACAGATCACTCCATAGGAATACATCAAGTCTAGGTCATATCGGCTGGGCTATCAATTTGACAATTGATCTCTACTTGATATATTGCTATAGATTGATTTGCCTATATAGGTTTGTAGTAGAGTATTAGCTGGTACGTTATCTTTATCTATCTTTACTACTCTAAATATTGTTCCATCGACTATTTTTATTATACTGTCTTAAACCTCTTTATCAAATCTTATAGACAATATTACAGCCAATGAGACATGTTTAGAGTTTCGTATTATTTGATCTATCTAGTCTATAGCCGATTTAGTCTAACTACATCGGCTGAAATCACCAACGATATGCTATCGGCCTATCGGCCGATCAACTATCGGTTGACTAATCCTGTTTTATTGTTTCTTTgctggttgcaggatcaaaccagctGGCACGCCCTTAGCACACTCGAGGCAagccttggacctgcactggagttaagcagatctcccaggccgccgTATTTTCCGTCAATAGGTGCCCCAGTGTTTTCCAGTTTGCACACTACCAACTCCCGGCTCGCCACTGCTAGTGGACATCGCCAACCTCATGCCACTAGGGAGTTGGGGGAAGAGAGGCGGCCATATCTAACCTCCTCCACGCCACCATCCACAGCGGCAACCCACTGCCCCTAAGGTTGTCATCACTGCACAACTTCCACCATCGACTCCACTGCCACATAGGGAAGGCCAAGGTGCACACCTCTGTCCACACCACCTTCGGAACACCTTTGCCACCATTCTCATTAACACGTGGCTATATCTGGGTGTAGAGGCCCCAAAGGAAGCAACCACCCCTAGGGTCGTTGCCACGGATGAGCCAACCTCAGCCACCATCCTCTGCCGCCATCCTCACTGACACACAGCTAGATCGAGGTTCCACTGGAAGCAACCTCTGCTAGGGTCGTTGTCGCCGGTGAACCAACCTCAGCCACCATCTTCGCCACACGCTGGTGGGAATAGATCACACTCCGAGGAAGCTTCCATTGTGGCATCCCCTCTGCCGCTGTCCAACCGTCGTGTTCATCACCACCatgtccaccaccaccgcgcagCCCTGCCAACCAAAGCCAGCACTGCCGACTATCGCCACATGGCCATCACATGGCTAGATCTAGACGAGAAGCGCTCCATTGCCGTTGTTGATTGCAAACTAGGGAGAAGCCCCTGTCGCTGCCGCCATCCACAAAAGGGAGAGAGACTCCATCACCGCACCCGTCACTACGAGCGCTGCTCCTCCACTCAGTGCCAACACCGCAACCCCGCTTCCGTCGTCCACCCACCGCCTCCATCACTACCGCATCGCCCACCGACATCGCCACGCCACTCCTCCATCTAGAGCCGATGCAGAAGCCCTGTCGCCGCTGTCCTACCATCCGCGCTACAGCGGCTATCTTGCGACGGTGAAGGTTTCAGGAGGGGCCATGGATTTGATGAATCCTATTATCATGAATGTAGATCGCATTGAGAGTTCGtgttaaataaataattactagCTTGTTTTCATGGTCTTGAACTCTTCATTAGCGGGATCAATTGGTCGCAGGTTGTGTCAGGCTTACGgaaaggtataccctctacccttggatgtatGCTGTATATCGATACGGTATACCTGTGCGTACACGGATGTTTCCTGTACgcattaaggaaattcatcgtGTAATAGAAACAGAATCCACGGACGGAAGAAGTCGTAGTCGGACTGAACTAGGTCGTTACTGTATCGTGTGGGGTCTGATAtctcctagttctacttggagatcaactgacccgtggtataaaagggaccccccgggaggacctaaggcatcgaatctcaccgccaacacaaccaccacagcctacgaagtcggagcctacaggagccaagtcgccgggtgatctagtcgaaccaactcgactacggtctcgtcggtatcatcgagttctgctatttcctttgtaatctgtggtttccaccatataatctcatatcaactggattagggctataacctatcaaggggcctgaaccagtataatccttgtcttttatTTGCCTAATgttgtactacgtagatcctcgtaccagcgtaccccaataccctctgtatccggtctacgggtatccaccGTCGACAGGTTGGTAGCACCCGCAAATTCCTAGTTTCCTGAGATAATTAActactctctctatcccataatataaggcgcggTCAAAGTTGTCAcagtctccaaaactaatctttagcttataatttctcatatactataaagttataaagttttgaagcaacaaaattataaccatatgaaagtacaTTTAAAtttcaatctaatgatataatatttaacaaataaaattcatttcatattattctAAGtattggtcaaatgttttaaaggtTGAATCTTAAAATACGTGCacaccttatattatgagatggaggaagtatttgcATTCTTACTAGTGACACTTAAGGATTTGCCATTGGACCTATATATTATAGACACATAAGGGTCCATATATCATAAACTGCAAATGATGAATTCTTAATTTTGGTTACAATATAAATAGACCcttcacatcttaaaagtggcaaatagtcgTTTTCTACTCGCTTTTTCTTAGATCTATGGGTAAATGtatcctagaaaaaaaatgtcgaTGCTTTTCTTTATCTGTACTTTTTAACCAGAGGCCAGGCTAGCCCAGCCTTATCATGAGAGTTCCTCCGTTCCGTGCTCGTGAGAAGTATCTCAATCTCTCGGGTCCGTCTGGGTAGTGTTCCCCTTCCCCCATCCTTGCTTACATGTTCTCTTGTTATTTTGGTGTCGTCTGACCCACGTTTTTGTTCTCTCTTGTTCTTTGGATTGCCTTTCCCCGCTTCAGATGTAGATGATGTTTCGATCCAGAAATTCCTAATTGTCGTCAGGAGGGGATGGAGATCTCGATTTCTTCCACGGTTGCTGATGAGGCGATGGCTTTAACTGCTTCGCGCAGCGAGATGAGTCCGCTCCTCCGGCAACTCCATTCATTGACGGATACCATCAACAATCTGTCTGGAGGTGAAGGTGTTAGTGAGGATGAGATCCAGGATTTCAAGACTGTTCTCGAGGGATTACGCACCAACATCAAGGATCTGTCAGCGGTGGAGAGAACTAGCTTAACGGCTAAGCGCTGGATGCAGGAGGTGCGGGAGCTTTGTTATGACACGGAGGACTTCTTGGATAGAGTTATGAACTCTGGCGCCGGTGTAGACAAAAGTGATCTTATTGAGCATTTTAATCGGATCCAGGGTAAGCAGAAGAAGCGGAATCGCCAGATTGCTGCAGATTTCTCAGGACTAAAAGCTCGTGCGAAGGGTGCGGCGGAAAGATTCATCAGATGCGTCCTTCCGGCACAAACCATCAAACCCAACTGCGAAGAAGCCAGTTCCAGCCAACAACATCCGTTGCCTGCTCAACTCTCCTCTGTCCTCGGCGTCCATGGCCGTATTTCCGATCGATTTGATGGCCTCATGGATCATCTTGTCAAGTTGCTAGCTTTCAACGCCCAACAGCAACAATTCAAAGTGGTGGCTATCCTTGGTTTTTCAGGTGTTGGCAAGACAACATTAGCTAGAAGCCTATATCATAACTATGGAGCGCGATTCGAATGCCGCGCATTCCT
The nucleotide sequence above comes from Oryza glaberrima chromosome 11, OglaRS2, whole genome shotgun sequence. Encoded proteins:
- the LOC127755234 gene encoding disease resistance protein RGA4-like, yielding MEASLGPIIAGLASRVLPEFVSWLRKEGKKFEGLQRDVDSIRDELELIDAAILDHRSNSGSNSQKVWISQVRRLANDIEDWIDQFRVAETKEARQELSGQILGLKQRCEKIGKEPPAPATSNNPPKNTGQKMVAMEGALDHHKLPPLPASRHKMVGMKGALEELRELVVRRSDRQSERKLRVICIVGFGGIGKTFLADKVYTSVSKDEYFPRHAWVNASGKRAGEVLKEILEELGKQVDKSKGKGIDGASSSSNIPEIDVHAASTSKRIQQVIRKVGVHGGSSSNEGPKINYASTETPLAENVDLKSCLGTNRYLIVIDDVQRREVLHGIIREFPADMEDSRIIVTTSVQSVAYDINSDSRHMYKVKTLSCDDPKELFFQVASMEKYPEVDRNETLSAIDRCDGLPLALVSIAEFMKRNVAEINTVSAKENVIAKICEEALQACRDCDDRCRDDRSAKGCDDGCCSDNNPLARMQRVLFDNYHSLHNDAIIQSCLLYFSMFPRGHPVKRNSLMRRWMAEELIQDGLSGTDPVDVAAKNLSVLIDRNVIQPIDENVKRCQPPGMMLEYISHKSMCEGFMRVLHCHQQPRTDEYIRRLSLHNYNGKNIAERDGSTLFSRLRTLAVFPAKLKDAVTVGLGVKFADYKLLRVLDLEQCNGLDNSHLQEICDTPLLLLRYLSLGGSITAVPRKIERLKRLQTLDLRGSNANTVEAPIEAILLPELKHLLGVFRLSRFDFLGKGLRKKLSKTELETLAGFVIGKSRGISRLLFHMSMLRKIKIQCKPTADKANLTHVSKAIEKFIRNVHNTPGHRSLSIDLVGGCKTEFLDFLRAAPGTLNSLKLQGKLKEFPRFIVDLTGLTELCFWLTNLRGQDIISGVRGLGVLKYLKLVEDNLGDLVIESGPEPESESESESEHGHQSKPVYFPSLKRICLKSSKELPGITIQSGAVKHIVSLHLFSPQLLDPSKIEIAKLKTLKEVALQKVVNKRKVITRWKEAAKRHPNRPNILEIEDP